The following are encoded in a window of Phaseolus vulgaris cultivar G19833 chromosome 3, P. vulgaris v2.0, whole genome shotgun sequence genomic DNA:
- the LOC137806672 gene encoding auxin response factor 1-like isoform X1: MAFSASTHKSAGLLPGAINDDLYKELWHACAGPLVTLPREGERVYYFPQGHMEQLEASMYEGLEQQMPSFNLPSKILCKVVNVHLRAESETDEVYAQITLLPELDQSEVTSPDDPLTESPRVKIHSFCKTLTASDTSTHGGFSVLRRHADDCLPPLDMSQQPPWQELVATDLHGNEWHFRHIFRGQPKRHLLTTGWSVFVSSKKLVAGDAFIFLRDENGELRVGVRRVMRQQSNVPSSVISSHSMHLGVLATASHAIATGTLFSVFYKPRTSRSEFIVSVNKYLEAKSHKLSVGMRFKMRFEGDEIPERRFSGTIVGVGDNKSLVWPDSEWRSLKVQWDEPLSILRPDRVSSWELEPHVSTTPANPQPTQRNKRARPLILTSTMPDSSLQGMWKSPVESTSFSYCDPQHGRGLYPSPKFNPSATILGFSGNGFVGPPSNKSIYWSNRVQNFLESMSDTVPKEAGEKRQDTGNGCRLFGIQLLENSNAEECLQTVTLSGRLGDDRFVPSLDAESDQPSVSCDAEKSCLSPQELQSRQIRSCTKVHMQGMAVGRAVDLTRFHGYQDLLKKLEEMFDIKTELCGSIKKWQVVYTDNEDDTMMVGDDPWDEFCSVVRKIFIYTAEEVKKLSPKIGLSMNENRTSNPEEQSSNMGPSC; encoded by the exons CTTGAGGCATCGATGTATGAGGGATTGGAGCAGCAGATGCCTTCCTTCAATCTGCCTTCTAAAATATTATGTAAAGTGGTCAATGTTCATCTTCGG GCTGAATCCGAAACAGATGAAGTATATGCACAAATAACTTTGCTTCCTGAATTAGAT CAAAGTGAGGTGACCAGCCCTGATGATCctctgacagaatctccaagGGTCAAGATCCATTCATTTTGCAAGACACTTACTGCTTCTGATACCAGTACCCATGGGGGTTTCTCTGTTCTTCGAAGACATGCGGATGATTGTCTACCTCCATTG GATATGTCACAGCAACCACCATGGCAAGAACTGGTGGCAACTGATTTACATGGGAATGAATGGCATTTTAGACATATTTTTCGAG GGCAACCCAAGCGCCACTTACTTACCACTGGGTGGAGTGTCTTTGTCAGTTCCAAAAAGTTAGTGGCTGGTGATGCCTTTATATTCTTAAG GGATGAAAATGGAGAGCTGCGAGTTGGGGTTAGGAGGGTGATGAGACAGCAGAGCAATGTGCCTTCTTCTGTTATATCTAGTCACAGTATGCATTTAGGTGTTCTGGCCACTGCATCTCATGCCATTGCCACTGGAACACTGTTTTCTGTGTTTTACAAGCCCAG AACAAGCCGGTCAGAGTTTATTGTGAGTGTCAACAAATATCTGGAAGCTAAGAGTCATAAACTCTCTGTTGGGATGAGATTTAAAATGAGATTTGAAGGTGATGAAATTCCCGAAAGAAG GTTCAGTGGCACAATTGTGGGTGTTGGAGATAATAAATCATTGGTGTGGCCTGATTCCGAATGGCGATCATTAAAG GTGCAGTGGGATGAACCATTGTCAATTTTGCGCCCTGATAGAGTTTCTTCATGGGAATTGGAGCCACATGTCTCAACCACTCCTGCAAACCCACAGCCAACACAAAGAAACAAGAGGGCACGGCCTCTTATTCTAACTTCTACAATGCCTGATTCATCTTTGCAAG GCATGTGGAAATCTCCAGTTGAATCTACATCTTTCTCTTATTGTGATCCTCAACATGGACGTGGCCTCTATCCATCACCCAAGTTCAATCCTTCTGCAACTATTCTTGGTTTTAGTGGGAATGGCTTTGTGGGACCTCCTTCCAACAAATCAATATATTGGTCTAATAGGGTGCAAAATTTCTTGGAATCAATGTCAGATACAGTCCCTAAAGAAGCTGGAGAGAAGAGACAAGACACTGGAAATGGCTGCAGACTCTTTGGGATCCAGCTACTTGAGAATTCTAATGCAGAAGAATGTCTACAAACAGTCACTTTGTCTGGAAGGCTAGGTGATGATAGGTTTGTTCCATCTTTAGATGCTGAATCTGATCAGCCTTCAGTAAGTTGTGATGCTGAAAAATCATGCCTGTCTCCCCAGGAATTGCAAAGCAGGCAAATAAGGAGCTGTACCAAG GTTCACATGCAAGGAATGGCCGTTGGGAGGGCTGTGGATTTAACCCGATTTCATGGATACCAAGATCTGCTCAAGAAATTGGAGGAGATGTTTGATATCAAGACTGAGCTGTGTGGGTCCATAAAAAAATGGCAGGTTGTCTACACTGACAACGAAGATGATACGATGATGGTTGGGGACGACCCATGGGA TGAGTTTTGTAGTGTTGTGAGGAAAATTTTCATCTACACGGCAGAGGAGGTGAAGAAGCTTTCTCCGAAAATAGGACTTTCAATGAATGAAAATAGGACTTCGAATCCCGAGGAGCAGTCGTCTAACATGGGACCCAGTTGCTAG
- the LOC137806672 gene encoding auxin response factor 1-like isoform X2 yields the protein MYEGLEQQMPSFNLPSKILCKVVNVHLRAESETDEVYAQITLLPELDQSEVTSPDDPLTESPRVKIHSFCKTLTASDTSTHGGFSVLRRHADDCLPPLDMSQQPPWQELVATDLHGNEWHFRHIFRGQPKRHLLTTGWSVFVSSKKLVAGDAFIFLRDENGELRVGVRRVMRQQSNVPSSVISSHSMHLGVLATASHAIATGTLFSVFYKPRTSRSEFIVSVNKYLEAKSHKLSVGMRFKMRFEGDEIPERRFSGTIVGVGDNKSLVWPDSEWRSLKVQWDEPLSILRPDRVSSWELEPHVSTTPANPQPTQRNKRARPLILTSTMPDSSLQGMWKSPVESTSFSYCDPQHGRGLYPSPKFNPSATILGFSGNGFVGPPSNKSIYWSNRVQNFLESMSDTVPKEAGEKRQDTGNGCRLFGIQLLENSNAEECLQTVTLSGRLGDDRFVPSLDAESDQPSVSCDAEKSCLSPQELQSRQIRSCTKVHMQGMAVGRAVDLTRFHGYQDLLKKLEEMFDIKTELCGSIKKWQVVYTDNEDDTMMVGDDPWDEFCSVVRKIFIYTAEEVKKLSPKIGLSMNENRTSNPEEQSSNMGPSC from the exons ATGTATGAGGGATTGGAGCAGCAGATGCCTTCCTTCAATCTGCCTTCTAAAATATTATGTAAAGTGGTCAATGTTCATCTTCGG GCTGAATCCGAAACAGATGAAGTATATGCACAAATAACTTTGCTTCCTGAATTAGAT CAAAGTGAGGTGACCAGCCCTGATGATCctctgacagaatctccaagGGTCAAGATCCATTCATTTTGCAAGACACTTACTGCTTCTGATACCAGTACCCATGGGGGTTTCTCTGTTCTTCGAAGACATGCGGATGATTGTCTACCTCCATTG GATATGTCACAGCAACCACCATGGCAAGAACTGGTGGCAACTGATTTACATGGGAATGAATGGCATTTTAGACATATTTTTCGAG GGCAACCCAAGCGCCACTTACTTACCACTGGGTGGAGTGTCTTTGTCAGTTCCAAAAAGTTAGTGGCTGGTGATGCCTTTATATTCTTAAG GGATGAAAATGGAGAGCTGCGAGTTGGGGTTAGGAGGGTGATGAGACAGCAGAGCAATGTGCCTTCTTCTGTTATATCTAGTCACAGTATGCATTTAGGTGTTCTGGCCACTGCATCTCATGCCATTGCCACTGGAACACTGTTTTCTGTGTTTTACAAGCCCAG AACAAGCCGGTCAGAGTTTATTGTGAGTGTCAACAAATATCTGGAAGCTAAGAGTCATAAACTCTCTGTTGGGATGAGATTTAAAATGAGATTTGAAGGTGATGAAATTCCCGAAAGAAG GTTCAGTGGCACAATTGTGGGTGTTGGAGATAATAAATCATTGGTGTGGCCTGATTCCGAATGGCGATCATTAAAG GTGCAGTGGGATGAACCATTGTCAATTTTGCGCCCTGATAGAGTTTCTTCATGGGAATTGGAGCCACATGTCTCAACCACTCCTGCAAACCCACAGCCAACACAAAGAAACAAGAGGGCACGGCCTCTTATTCTAACTTCTACAATGCCTGATTCATCTTTGCAAG GCATGTGGAAATCTCCAGTTGAATCTACATCTTTCTCTTATTGTGATCCTCAACATGGACGTGGCCTCTATCCATCACCCAAGTTCAATCCTTCTGCAACTATTCTTGGTTTTAGTGGGAATGGCTTTGTGGGACCTCCTTCCAACAAATCAATATATTGGTCTAATAGGGTGCAAAATTTCTTGGAATCAATGTCAGATACAGTCCCTAAAGAAGCTGGAGAGAAGAGACAAGACACTGGAAATGGCTGCAGACTCTTTGGGATCCAGCTACTTGAGAATTCTAATGCAGAAGAATGTCTACAAACAGTCACTTTGTCTGGAAGGCTAGGTGATGATAGGTTTGTTCCATCTTTAGATGCTGAATCTGATCAGCCTTCAGTAAGTTGTGATGCTGAAAAATCATGCCTGTCTCCCCAGGAATTGCAAAGCAGGCAAATAAGGAGCTGTACCAAG GTTCACATGCAAGGAATGGCCGTTGGGAGGGCTGTGGATTTAACCCGATTTCATGGATACCAAGATCTGCTCAAGAAATTGGAGGAGATGTTTGATATCAAGACTGAGCTGTGTGGGTCCATAAAAAAATGGCAGGTTGTCTACACTGACAACGAAGATGATACGATGATGGTTGGGGACGACCCATGGGA TGAGTTTTGTAGTGTTGTGAGGAAAATTTTCATCTACACGGCAGAGGAGGTGAAGAAGCTTTCTCCGAAAATAGGACTTTCAATGAATGAAAATAGGACTTCGAATCCCGAGGAGCAGTCGTCTAACATGGGACCCAGTTGCTAG